CTTTTACTATTTGAGCTATTTCTTTAATTAACAGTACTTCTCGAGTTTTATTACCTAAAATATATTCAACATAGTTTCCCTCAGTTTTCTTCTTCAATTCTAGTCTTTTCCTTTGGTCGATTATATTGTTAAAATAATCGAAGTGTTCTTGAACTAATTTTTTTAATTCTAGCTTATTAATTTTTCCCCTTGTTACTAAAAGACCGAGTTTAATTTGCAACCCATATTCTTTTAATGATTGTTGTCTCTTTTGCATAGTTTCTTTAAGAGCATCTTTAACATCAGCAATCTTTATGTTTTCTGGTGCTATATTTTTAAATTTCTGGCTCATTGTCATTTTTGCCCAATTTGCTAGTGCTTTATCACTATAATATTTTGATAATTCAACGAAGCTATTGTCAATAGTATTGTTTAAATCAATTTGTGCAGTATCAAGTAAACCTTTTACAAATAAATCATTATACTTTATGGTACTTGGAAATTCTCTAAAATGATTAGTTGGTCCTAGTAAGGGTAGATGTCTAGACCAAGAATGTGGACGTATCTCATCATCTAATTGGTCAAAACTTCCAGCAAAATCTAACCTAACTAGTCTAGGAGGAATAGTAGAATTGTTAGGATCTCTTACAACTCCTATATTACCTGTATGAATATCAAAATCGCCTATTAATAAGCTAGTTGGAGCTATTTTATCAAAATCGCTATAATGCAGTTCTTCAAAAGCTTTAGTTAAAGTACTAGATAGTAATTCTCTTGTTCCCATAAAAAGCGGTCTTCCTCCGTCTTTTCGCAACCAACCGCCTGGCTTAGTTTTTTTAGACATGTGGTTATCCATATCAACATACATGTCTCCACTGTAATTCTTAAAAAATTCAGATTGCACATATACTTCAGAACCATCATTTTGCAGACCTCCTTCTTGATCTACTTTCGTGGTAAGATGATTAGGTACAATGAGCGAAACTTTGGCTCCATACTCTGGATTTGTTGCTTGAAAAATTTGGGAACCCAAAAACTCTGATATATTTTTTTCAGGCTTATTTTCCTTTTTAACCATAAATAGAATATTATCTTGACTGCTATATATCCCCCCTAATTCTCCAGCTTCATTAGCTCCAGCTTCCTTTTTTTTATAATATTGCAAATTGGTAAATTCTGACATTTATTATCCCTATTTAGTTTAACCTGAATTTGATATAACCCGCTATAGTCAATTGATGGGAAATTGGTGACGTCGTCGCTCAATGCTCGCCTATTACTTATAGGCGTCGCTCCATCGTTCCTAGTGCCAAATTCCCCTGAATTGACTATATTGCAAATTCGGTTATATCTATAAATATAACAGATTTTTATGCTCCACTAATAGCTATTTTCATTATTTTTGCGGTATTGCTTATTTTTTTCATTAGACTCTTGCAAATTTTCTTATGATAATAAAAATCTGCTCGCCAAGCGTCATTGCGAGACTTGCAATATCTTTCAACGTCATTGTGCATAGGCGTTAGTTTAAGAAGGTAATAATTGGAAAGCCGTCATTGCGAGGAGGCGTTAGCCTACGAAGCAATCCATATGACAATTTATGGATTGCCACGCTCACATACGTTCGCTCGCAATGACGGAAAAGCTATCTAAACCCGCTTTACCTTCTATTTCAACAGTTGTGCTACGGTCTCCTCACAATGACGTTTTTTCGTGAACGCTCACTCTCATATACCAAGAAAGTTTAAAAAATCTCGCAATTCTTGACGAGCAGCTACATGAGATATACTAAGTGTTTTACCATGATTAGCTGTTGTTAAGTCAAGTAATGTTAGTCCTTGTAAAAATAATTCCCGAAAAATTACTCTTTCACTAAAGCCTGGAGCAATCTTAAAGCTAATTCTTTTTGCTAATTGTTCAAGAGCAGCCCCCACTTTCCTTTTATTTACTGCATCCAAGTTGCTTAATCGATTACGCATAACAATCCAGTTAATTGTCTCGCCATTACGATTAGCTTT
This genomic interval from Candidatus Tisiphia endosymbiont of Dioctria linearis contains the following:
- a CDS encoding Sca4 family protein, with product MSEFTNLQYYKKKEAGANEAGELGGIYSSQDNILFMVKKENKPEKNISEFLGSQIFQATNPEYGAKVSLIVPNHLTTKVDQEGGLQNDGSEVYVQSEFFKNYSGDMYVDMDNHMSKKTKPGGWLRKDGGRPLFMGTRELLSSTLTKAFEELHYSDFDKIAPTSLLIGDFDIHTGNIGVVRDPNNSTIPPRLVRLDFAGSFDQLDDEIRPHSWSRHLPLLGPTNHFREFPSTIKYNDLFVKGLLDTAQIDLNNTIDNSFVELSKYYSDKALANWAKMTMSQKFKNIAPENIKIADVKDALKETMQKRQQSLKEYGLQIKLGLLVTRGKINKLELKKLVQEHFDYFNNIIDQRKRLELKKKTEGNYVEYILGNKTREVLLIKEIAQIVKEQKKALTNPTLERTDLSVASKKALDVMHINDTITTTTETQATEQTSPYKVAPSEIVPAIVAQSKVATIEVDSVTLAFRQEIIAKQQTTLKNILAEANITAISVANLAVNSQQFKEFVENNNELIQKTWANSITKSTVTQAMNDEVQSYAKIHQANNFKPLTWSNQPPIDNTTDTRSRVIKVKDEELFKLTETKVKTSTKVILEDGVTEKEISNYRNINLPLTIKPSGTAVHLSFPIQNEKGENIEVSKALYFTTHYNEQGKLVEITNPLSLKFTGDDKGAIGYIQRGKHIYTIPVTKGQYEAMLQEVAKNKGCNINMSQTIMPPEASDAIMHSELKQIQSKLKRHVSINNEVPKIAPKMLKTSSQQQYYDRT